TTGGAGTCTATGGTACACATGGTGCGCCGTGCGCACCAGCGATGTTTCACTGTGTTGCCACGTCAGGTGGAGTGGTGTTGCGTTCTTTCGCGGCAAGGTATGAATTGGCGGAATTAGGAAGGAATGGgtatttttatcttgatttagtTCCGAGTAATCTTCATCCAATTATTGTTTCAATTTCAGAGAATTCTCCattattaagaatttaaatGTGTTGATATGGTTAAGATTAACTCCATTTAGACTTTAAATTGGAAAGAATTGGAGGGATCCTAGCCCGAGCtataaatatttacaaaatGTCTAAATGTCCCAATAACTTTATATTCGAGCAGAATTCCAATCTAGGTGGCAAACTGATTGGGATTGTTGAGTTGGAttattttaaaatgaaaataattacaaTGTCCTCTAAAAACTAGTCCATCCGCGGCGGTTTCCCAGAGGCTCCCTTGATCGGAGCTTCTCGACCGTTCCGCCTTCTCTAAATCAGAGTTCATCGGAGACATTTCCCTTCACATCCGTAATAACTGCTCTTATTTCCGTGTCAATTATTTGGCCGTAGTCACTATGACTTTAGTATTTTATCTTTTGTCCCATCCTTTCTCCCTCCTGCTTCTGCTCGGCCTTCCTCGTCCTGGGTTTTTCTAAACCTGTTTCGACCCTCTGACCAACCACTCAACCTCTTTAATTTAGCCGCACCTTCAGCAATCATGAGACTCTCAAGATCCTCACAAGCATTGGATCTGTGCTTATCTCTGCCCTCATGGTCGGAGTGGCACTCGTGTGCGATCACAATTCGTTTCGGGTTCCTGAGGACCTTGTTCTCTACTAGGTATACCTCAaaagttataattttttatacacaaaataaaaataaaaatatttaggtTTGAGAAAATATGTTGCAACTGGCTAGAGTAAAAAATATGTGGGCTTAAAttgcattttttatttgatcTTGTAATATATCTTTTTCATGGTAATTTCTTCCACTCAGTTTATTCTCTATTTGTTGTTTAAGGCCGTTTTGAAGGAGAAATTGGTAAGCTTATATGATGTGGAAGACCAAAACTCGATATCGGTTTCTTTATAGATGCTTCTATTTTCTCTATATGGATCTCGAATGTACGCGTTAcgcaaaaacaatgtaataactaTCTATGTAACTCAAAGACAATGTAATTATAATtggtataataaaaaaaatgtaattagaGTTCGATAatgaacaatattattttttaaaaataatatatttaaaaacTGTTTGTGATAATGAAAAACAATGTAGTAATCGTCTCGATAATTCAAATGAAATGTAATTATAGTATGATATTGAAAACcattgtaattacattgtttttgaaagaaTGTAATTAAGAACAATTCGATAAAATATAtcaacaatggatcttgttggaaagagttttagATGTTGATTCcgaaaatgtaattttttttttaaaatctaatatctattttgagagataaaacgtTTTGAATTTCCTTTAAGAAAAGTATAAAGAAAAAATAGTGATGTCAGCATAGGTAGGAAAAGAAATTAGATCAAGAAAGAAGGATTATTTTGTccccaaaaaaatgacaaatcaCCTATTTTCTCTGTCACTTGGTGATGTGTCAATGTCACATAGATTGGGATGATTTTGGGATAATATTTGTTGGGATATGTAGTGCTCCCGAAATATTTAACCTTCAAACATCTTTTGCGAGTTTTGTCACTCAAATATTGATAATTTTTCAGTTCAATCCCCAAATGTTTTAAACGTTACAACTTAATAAcctaaaatttaaatttgttcCAATCTAGCTTGAGCATATTTTGGGAGTTTCAGACAGCCAACCTGCTTACGTGGATCCGATGTATCAATGTGAACCGAGCAACCCAAAGCGGATACTAGTGTTGATATGTATTGAGCTGGAAATTCTAATAGCTGCTCCGGGGATGACACTAGTGCTTTTACCAACCTGGATGCCAACACAAACATCAGCCCGGTGATCGGCAAACCTACGCGCTGCCACTGACTGCAACGTTCACAACCACTCTGGGAGTGGTTACGGGGAGAACAAGTTCTGGGGTCAACTGAACCACTGGATACCGACAAAGGTGGTGCAAGATTGGGCTAGCGAATACGACTTCTACGACATCAAGTCAAACCAGTGCAACCCCATCCAGAAATGCGGCCACTTCAGCCAGATCGTGTAGCGTACTACGCGGAGGGTGGGCTCCGCTCGTGTTGAGTGCAAGAGCAGCAGGCAAGGATGGTTCGTCGTTTGGGAGTACGACCCACCGGGAAACTACAATCGGTCTGGTCCTCTAATTACCACCGTCTAGGTGTGATCCGTCACCATCAATATTCAATACTTCACATAATATGATTATCAAATTTATTATTACCATGCTAAATTACTTTTGATAAACAGTACCTATACATGTTATCCCTAAGATGTCTCTGTAATCCAAACAGTCTTGCAAGTCTATATGCATTGTGTGCAAACCTGTATTGATAGTATTTTGCTATTAGTTTCTCAAAATTTTCTAGGAACTTTCACAAGCCTTGGCCTTGTTGGGGAAGCAGAGTAACCCAGAAACACATTTTATACATTTCCATCAATACGGTATATGCTCACTGTTCACATCAACAGAGCCTCAAATTTCGATTCAATGTTTCAATCCAAAGAGAATACCTTGGTTTCCAATTGACAAGCTTTAGTAAAGAAAGCAGGCCATGAAAGGTATGTCGACATGATGCTGCTTACAGTTGATGCACCTATAAGCATGTTCATTACCACAATCTGTAACTGAATGGCCTCTAGGGGAGAAGCTCCTCCCATTATAAGCCCGGTCATTGCCCCTGGAAGAGATATTAGTCCCACCGTTTTGGCATTGTCCAGTACTGGAGAAAGAGCAATAACCAAAGCCCTTCTCACCGGCTGAAGAGTTGCTTGCCGAGGTGTTGCGCCAAGGGCCAATGCTGTCTCCACCTGCGATCCAAATTTGCCAAATCCAATTAAAACCAGCTAATGACGATCCCTCCCAGATTTTGTGCCTTAGAAAATACATGGTTTTTGTGGTTTTGGGCAGTGGACTCTGCACTCACCCAGGgaattgtccactttgggccGTGGGCCCTCACAGATTTATTTCAGGAGGGATGCCCATCTCCCTCACTCAAACCCATGACCTCGTGGAGGTCGGAGAGTGAGTATCCATCTTACCAACTAGATCCAAAGCGGACAATTCCTTGGGTGTGAGTGTAGGATCCATGGCCCAAAATATTCCCCCCACAGTTTTCCAAATGAAACAACATGAGCAATTTAAGGAATGCATGGTTTTccaaatgaaacaaaatgagCAATTTTAAGGACCTATGTATTCTTTATAATCAAACAACAAACTGATAATGAAAGCATTCTTTTAATAAAATGATTTTGAAAGcattcttttcaaatcaaaatgagAAACTTTCAGCTTCTATCCTGTCCTGAAACCTATCTTGTTTATTTTCATCTCCATATCAAACTCGAcatctttcctttttttgtaaGCCCAATTACTCTCATTATAATTTTTGCCATTTCATATTTTGGCAAAACCACATTTGTTTTAGGGAgtaaataaataatatgaaCACAAATTTTTATGAACATTtccccggggggggggggggatcacGAGGCATGATCAAGAAGAATAGAAAGTAAACTCCCTGTGACTCGGAGTACCAATGAATGAAATATATCTCGAGCATCAAAATGAGAGTCTTAGAAACCTACCAGATTCATTTGAATCTTGATGTCATCTCGAAGTCTTTTCATGGTAACCCCAGTTACAGTCATGGCATTTCCAACCATCATCCCAGCGACAGGGATGATGTATCGTGGAGTGAAAGGGAAAACGTTTAAAATAACAAGCAGGAACATCGTCACTGCTGTTCCAGCCAGGATTGAAGCTCCAGCTACATACTTTCCACAAGGGACGTGCTTGGCTCGTTGACCGGCTGTGTATCCAGCAACACATACCTGCAAACAAGGAGACAATCAAGTTAAAACAATTATGGAAACATTGGGAACTGATGAGTTCAAGGGGCAAACTATATCAAAACATTCTTGTTTAGCCCTCAATTAAGGTTTAAAGAGCTAATTGAGGCTCATCCCTGTTATGAAATCTTCAGCTGAACCATAATTATCAAGAATTATGCAGGAGAATTTTAAAAGACGGCGTTTTCTGATATTTTGATCTGCTTTCCTCTAAATATAGAATAATATCCCTTCTAGATCTGCCCTACTCTTACTAAGCAACTAAACTGCCAAAGGAATAGGGCTATCACAAAGGAGATAACCACATAAAACTACAGAAGCATACTTCATAAACATCAAAACAATAGTATTACCTAATCTTGGACCGTCCTTTTActgattgattttgattatgatgTTAAAATTCAGTTCATAGCCCATGTCAGTCCTCTGTCGGACCAAACAGTTAATTCACTacaaaaattaagaaattgGGAGgtgaattgaaatttgaaagaaagcAGAGAGACAAACCATGAAGAGATAGGCAAGAAGGATCCAGCCAGTGTTTTCCTGGTTAAAAATAAACTGAAGAACAAACCCAATTACAGACAGCTGAAGAAAGGCCCTGATAATCGAATAAACCATCTCACCCTCCAGTCCAAGCTTCTGCATAAACGACAAGACCACCGCCATGAGCACCACCACCGTGGCAGCCAAGGGCTTCACCATCCCCTTCAAAAACTCCCCCAGCCATTCCAAATCCATTTCAAAAGCCGCCTAACAGACTAAAATTAAGATTATAGTTCAAGCCTGCCGAGTTGACTTGCAACGAGTTCGTGGCTTTTTTATGGCAGTTCGGAGAAGAAGCTACCAACCCCAGAAGGCATCTCCCGAAGTAATTACTTGACAAAAAATCTGTCaatttattaataaatatattgcGGGGGCGTTTCTCGGTTGTCCTGTTGAGAAAGGGGGACGGAGACGTACGTACGATTCATACGAAAGGATAGACCCCACATGGAATCCTAAGCTctctttgtctttttctttttctttttttaaataaaatcaaGTCATTTGAATTCGTACCCGAAATTTACTATATTGATCCAATGTTGAGAGTTATAAATTCATTATTGAGAGCACAAGTTATTCAATCCAAATTTAGTGGGATGATTGTGTATTTCACCctcttaaaatatataatacctCAAGAGGATATGATAATCCAAATTCTTCAAATGTACATGGGCTAAAAGTtatatttatttgttaaaaaataaaaaaataaaaaaaataaaagatgaaTGACATATGTATTAAAGCATCCACAGTAATTTTCCTTGGCAGATTTCTTAAAATACATACCaaatactattttatatattttctatccaaccaaCACAGCAATACTACATCAAATTACCTAACACATTCTTTATCTCATTAAAATAGTGATTATTTATCTTccctttattattttattaatataaattaactttatttaaaaaataaaaaaattattatcaaaTGCGTGACCACATCTTATCCAACCGACGCCCAAATTACATAGTCCAGTAAAGGGATACATTGTACCACATTGTCACCGAGGTGCTCTCTGGGCTCATGACTTATGAGTAGATCCATGAAATCTGTATGTTCTAAACTAATTTTTGACTAGTTTGTGGaagtgagagagaggagagagacatGTGTGTCGTTGTTTCCCAGTATCTTCCCCAATATCTGCCAGCAATCATCCCGACGTTCGTCAATGTCTGTTGAACTCTGCCAACACCACCGATCGTCGAGCCACCAATGTGAAAAATATTGTCATTTCCACATATTAATCAATGAGATAAGCTTCTAATTTAGTATTCAATAGCCGAATCAACAATCTCCAAAATTTTCCATCAATTCTCCGTATAAAAGTGAATACGTTTACGTGGGATCATTCTCTTTAAATTTTTGGTTATGTAATCTGATATGGATCtcgttaatttataaataacttgGTTATCAATGTGATTTGAGTGCATACATACTGCATAGTATTAGTatatgataaatatatatttttcgaAATAAATATATGATAAATATTACTCGTATATCTTTATGCAATTGCTTTGGTGACATACAAGACAATGAAGGTTGATAACTTCCATGCCTACTCACCACTGATTTATTCATTTTGAAAGCAGGTGTCTTTCTCTTTTGCCCcacataaaatattatttattcttATTATAAACAATAAAAAGCTAGAGATCCCAATAATAATTATCCAAGAAGCATTCTAGTAATGTGTGACATATATTCATTGGGTTAGATGCCATCATAGTGAGGGGCCTATTAAAAACCACATCCAATAAATACATACCATACACTATTGGGATGCTTCTGATATGATTATCActgaaatctttatcatttttgtattaTAAATCACATGCGGTTGAAACTCCCAACCCAGGTAGGACCTGCTTAGGTTGCTAATAGGCCAGGTACTTTCCCCCTAGATGGACTTCctcaaaaaacaaacaaaggaCTTAGAGCATTTGCATCAATTTTGCTTATCAAATTTcctaaatacaaacaaaaatgcATTATTCCGTATTTCACAAAGTTCTTATCCAACCAACATCACATTATCTATCATATTAtctattttattaaaataacatttttttctcttcttattttataattacaaatttttttttttttagattagaAGATACTATTACGATATATTTGTGGGGGGTTTTTAAGAGTATCTGTagcagtttctcttaacagattccctaaaataaagacaaaatgTCTCCGttttctattttacagattctctatctaacactgcatcagattctctctcattaaaataatatttctttctcattcCCTTATTATTCTATTAACATAAATTAATGCTATTTAAAGTAATAGATCAATGCTATTTAAATGTAAAGAAATATTAGTACTGTTCAAGTTATCTAAAATCTAAAATAGATAACATCTGGTTGCAGTCACGCTGGatctatttttctttattagttCTCTAAATTTGTTgtctaaaatatgaaaatatggaAAGAATCATGAGTAATCTGACTAAGCCCAACTCAACATGTGGGTTTTTTCTCCAATTCTGTTTCTCATGGAGTCATGGGTCTActaagagcatctgcatcagtttctcttaacagattccctaaaatacagacaaaatgtcactttcccctattttacagattccaaataataaattaattacatttaaaacaatatattaattaaaataataaattaatgttattaaaaattagaaaaaaaaattgaggagagagaaagaagagagagaaaaagtgaggagagaaagaggagagagaaagaaaggagtgaggagagagagaggagagagtgaggagagagaaagaagagagagagaaaaagtgaggagagagaaaggagtcaaaatgtgaggagaggagagagaaagagatgagagagaaagaaaggagtgaggagagagaggagggaaaaaatgaggggagaggagagaggagaaaataaagtagtaaaaaatattattttatgtttagggaagtgaatagtggttctctagatgtagggaactactgttcatattctgtaaaatagggaacctctaggtaatctgatgcagagctctattttgacaaaatctctaaattttacagacagactcatgtttaggtaatctgatgtggatgctctaagctcGGGATTATGGGCCGAAGTTCAAATTTCTGGCACTAGCACCCAGCCCAAAACTAGCTAGGGTTATGGccgaatttaaaatttttgacgTAGAATAGAATAGAGTATTCACACTCCTTCCAGCACCGTATTCGTGGTGGAACTGTGGAAGGCCGGAAACTGCAGCAAAGGCGCCGCTCTTCTCTCTGAAATGAGTCTTCTCGGGAATGCAATCAAATGGAGCTTGGTTCTTCGAACTTCCAAGCCAAACCATCATTCCATCCCCTCGTTTTTACGCCAAACCCCCAAAGGTTTCTGCACTGAAATGGCGAAACCGTCGCCGCCACCGCCACCATCAGTCGAGGATGCCTCCGCCGATGAATTTCTTAAAACACCAAAAACGGGTATTCTTATTCAATTTTCATACTGAATCCAAAAACAGATTAGAAGGCAAGAGAAAGATTtgggttggggtttagggtttacatggtGTGTTCATTATCATATTCTTGCGTCCTCAAGTTTTGGCtttgatatatttattttcgtaaaaataaaattcttttaaCAGTTTGGTTTCTATAATAGTTATTCCCTCACATCCGCTACTGTCTAAAGATGATGACAGGGTTCTGCATAGCGTTATTCATCGAAGATTTATCttagtcttttatttttatcctctctttctttctgttcCCCTCTATTACATATCAGGTCTGGTGTATGGGAAATTATCGGGAATCAGAAGAAATGCGTTGAAGAGTGACATTCTCTATTTGATTGATGGATGCAACTTGACGCCTGATGATATAAAAGTCAACTACACCAAGAGCTTTATGCCTGTTGAAATGTACTCTTCTACTCACTTTTTCTGTGTATTATGGCTCTAGATGCATCATTTCCTAAACCGTATTAAAGGAGTTAGTTGTTGGTGTTATTTGCTTCGATGTGTGTTCTGTTTCCCCTTTTTTCACTTTGTCAATGGAGTTGAGGGATAATTTTGGTCTTATAATCTATGAGTTCTATATGTCTTAGGCATTCTATTTCTGGTTCTTTTCCTCAAGTAGTGGTTCTAAAGCCAGAGATTCATTTTTTTGATCAGGATAGTGCAATTCCCTTCACGTTATGACTTCGATAAGGCATCTAGGTTGATTCCTAAGAAGAGTCGCTTCCACAGGTTGGACAAGGTAATACCATAATGAAATCCatccattcaaatttcaaatgttgttgaattttttgtttcccttttccattattatatttatttattttctctagTGCTGATAACAAGCTGGTTGGGTATCAGGCTGACCGTTCCCTGTGGGATCTTCTTCCAAGTTATGATGGGAAAACTGTAAGTTATGCTTGTGATGTTTATTTGGGTTTTTGATATTCTTAAAATGTAAAAATGGTTGGATATCACGTTTTGTTTGATTGATCTGGGCAAGAGGGTGGGGGATCGGAGGTTGGGAGAATAAGTGAAGGGATAGAAAAATTGAGGGTTATTTTGTACATGCTGAGATCATCCAGATCATTTCCTCTTATGGCCATGCATTTGAAGGTTCCGGCGAGGCGTGACAAGCAACAAGCAAAGGAATAAAGACACTCCTTCCTTATCCTTgtcattcattttcatttttctgcaCATCTGCTCTTGAATGGCTTGACTCAGGGAGTTGGTGCTAAGTAGCATAATATACTTTTCCTCTTAGTATTTGGATTGGAAATTTTGCTTTCTcctttaaagaaaagaaaaaagactgCACAAATATGTAGAAAATTTTTGGATGACCAAAACGTTATAAATTTTTTCCAGTTCTAgggtttctcttccttttttttttttttttgtctctctctctctctaacttatTATCATTTTCCACCATATATTTGACCTTATGTTGCTCATTCGTATGTGTCTCGGCTGTTTGATCAGGTTTTACTGCAAGGAATACCTCGAAATGCCATTCCAGATGACGTGGAGCGCTTCCTATCTGGTTGTGACTATGATGCATCCTCCTTTCAGCTTTTAGGAAGGTTAATTCTGACAGTTAGTCCCTAATTAAGACATATATTTGTTTGCTGTGACTTTCTTAAGGTGACTTCTTGAAAACCACTGTAGGTCGCAAGATTCCTTCAAAATGGCAATGGTGCGCTTCCCCACACAGACCCAAGCAATGAATGCGTTCATTACAAAGAACAGAACCTTCTGTCTCAATAATCAAATTTCAGTTAGAGTTCTCCAGTAATGCAGGGGCAGTTGCGTCCCAGATAATGCTACTTAATTGTGCTTTTAAAGTTCAATGTGATGGTAGAATGTTTGGTTTCTCATTGACAGTTGCTGGTTTTCTTATTTGGACTCCTATTTGGACTTCTTTATTGTTGAGAGGCATTTGAGTTCTTGAGGAGATgggataaaatcataaaatgtaTTGGTTCCAAATGTAaacgatgatgatgattttgtaaCTTTGGTTTGAAGAACATTGGGACAATTATCACTTGTGAAATCGTTACATATTGGCAATATATCATTTTTATGTTCTTATTTGGGGCTAATACGTTTTATCgtggttctttcttttttgctcATCACTGTGCAGTTTGTTACCCTAAACccataaatattataaatatatgtattatataataTTCGTAGTTTTATTAGCatgacttatatatatatatatgaaaaattttcCTATGAGGTCTTGACCTTTAAGATTAAATATTTTCacctatatattcatattttttttaaatttttttcacttaCTAGAGTTCCCACAATTACTATTTAGTCCACAATTACTATTGACTAGATTTTTACAAGTTATGATTAACAAGGTGGGTAAAGAGGCGGGCGGAGATTCCCCGCACTGATGAACACTGACAGGTACGGGATAGGGTGAAGATTCAAATACTCGACGGGTATTTTAATGGGGACGGGCAATGGTATTTCTAACGGGTACAAGGACGGGTTAAGAGGTTGCTACCCCAACCCACCCCATTGACATCCCTAGTCATGCGAGCCTCAAATTGTCGAAAGTGTTATCTGTGCAGGTTTCAAAGTCCATCGGAGATGCAGATCTAAATAAGGAAGATTTCATTTGATGATATAGCTATTGAGCACTTCACACAAGCATCGTGCCATCAAACATAATTAGTAGTACAATGTATAAAGGAAAAGAACAATTTTATCAAATCTTCTCAGCTAATATACCTAGTACTTCCATCCCATACTCACACTAGCAACCAGAATTTCCACATACGCTGGGATCTTAACATTGTGCAACATACAATACTGagcat
The window above is part of the Tripterygium wilfordii isolate XIE 37 chromosome 3, ASM1340144v1, whole genome shotgun sequence genome. Proteins encoded here:
- the LOC119986356 gene encoding protein ALUMINUM SENSITIVE 3; translated protein: MDLEWLGEFLKGMVKPLAATVVVLMAVVLSFMQKLGLEGEMVYSIIRAFLQLSVIGFVLQFIFNQENTGWILLAYLFMVCVAGYTAGQRAKHVPCGKYVAGASILAGTAVTMFLLVILNVFPFTPRYIIPVAGMMVGNAMTVTGVTMKRLRDDIKIQMNLVETALALGATPRQATLQPVRRALVIALSPVLDNAKTVGLISLPGAMTGLIMGGASPLEAIQLQIVVMNMLIGASTVSSIMSTYLSWPAFFTKACQLETKVFSLD
- the LOC119988534 gene encoding uncharacterized protein LOC119988534 — its product is MSLLGNAIKWSLVLRTSKPNHHSIPSFLRQTPKGFCTEMAKPSPPPPPSVEDASADEFLKTPKTGLVYGKLSGIRRNALKSDILYLIDGCNLTPDDIKVNYTKSFMPVEMIVQFPSRYDFDKASRLIPKKSRFHRLDKADRSLWDLLPSYDGKTVLLQGIPRNAIPDDVERFLSGCDYDASSFQLLGRSQDSFKMAMVRFPTQTQAMNAFITKNRTFCLNNQISVRVLQ